A genomic region of Anopheles coustani chromosome 3, idAnoCousDA_361_x.2, whole genome shotgun sequence contains the following coding sequences:
- the LOC131259028 gene encoding probable phospholipid-transporting ATPase IA isoform X3 produces the protein MAFNSMYRALRLRLVNHDDDATTSGITLDDSDKRVIRLNEPQVQKYCNNHISTAKYSVLSFFPSFLFEQFRRYSNCFFLFIALLQQIPDVSPTGRYTTLVPLMFILTVSAIKEIVEDIKRHRADDEINHREIEVLQNGQWRSIKWQELAVGDIVKVQNNTFFPADLVLLSSSEPQGMSFIETANLDGETNLKIRQGVPNTSKILETKDFIQFSGTLESEPPNRHLYEFNGVLKEHDKPSVALGPDQLLLRGAMLRNTAWIFGIVIYTGHDTKLMRNSTSAPLKRSTVDRLTNTQILILFFILIFLCIVSCIFNQIWTNKHFDKDWYLGIGNLLNKNFAYNLLTFIILYNNLIPISLQVTLELVRFLQAIFINMDIDMYHEESDTPAMARTSNLNEELGMVKYVFSDKTGTLTRNVMEFKKCSVAGAIYSAEETPAQSRLVQNIINNHRTAPTLREFLTLMAICHTVIPEKQPGNDNMSDIQYHAASPDERALVYGAKKFGYVFYTRTPTYVEIEALGVSERFEILNVLEFTSTRKRMSVIARNSKSEIKLYCKGADTVIYERLAPDGVAYREATLAHLEEFATEGLRTLCCAVSDIPDDVYEDWKHTYHKASTSLQYREQKVEDAANLIETNLRLLGATAIEDKLQDGVPETIASLLEAKINVWVLTGDKQETAINIGYSCQLLSHSMDLILLNQDCLDNTRNCISEHTSQNGRYDNLGRKDAALIVDGKTLKYALSCDLRRDFLDLCVSCKVVICCRVSPIQKAEVVELVTTNTKSVTLAIGDGANDVAMIQKANVGVGISGVEGLQAACASDYSIAQFSYLRKLLLVHGAWNYSRMCKLILYSFYKNICLYVIELWFAIYSGWSGQILFERWTIGLYNVFFTALPPFAMGLFDKVTTAEQMLKEPRLYAPSQNAKLFNVRVFWRCIANALYHSAVLFWLSKKSYEKDVIWSNGRDGGYLVLGNIVYTFVVVTVCLKAGLLTNSWTWLTHCSIWGSILLWFLFMFIYSNIWPTLPVGAVFTGMDDMVFSTPVFWLGLLLIPITALLFDIIWKLVHDTIPSASSKTVPRFILRLFFSSSIPHDCNGASKK, from the exons atgatgatgatgctacaACCTCGGGCATAACGTTGGATGACTCCGATAAGCGCGTGATACGGTTGAACGAACCGCAAGTTCAAAAGTATTGTAACAATCATATCTCTACCGCTAAATATAG TGTGCTTAGTTTTTTCCCATCGTTTCTGTTCGAGCAGTTCCGGCGGTACTCGAACTGTTTCTTCCTGTTTATCGCACTGCTGCAGCAGATACCGGATGTCTCGCCGACCGGACGGTACACGACGCTCGTGCCGCTGATGTTCATCCTGACGGTGAGCGCCATCAAGGAGATCGTCGAGGACATCAAGCGGCACCGGGCGGACGACGAGATCAACCATCGCGAGATCGAGGTGCTCCAGAATGGCCAGTGGCGCTCGATCAAGTGGCAGGAGCTGGCGGTCGGCGACATCGTCAAGGTGCAGAACAACACCTTCTTCCCGGCCGACCTGGTGCTGCTGTCGTCGAGCGAACCGCAGGGCATGTCGTTCATCGAGACAGCCAACCTAGACGGCGAGACGAACCTGAAGATCCGCCAGGGCGTGCCGAACACTTCGAAGATCCTggaaacgaaagacttcatcCAGTTCAGCGGCACGCTGGAAAGTGAACCACCGAATCGGCATCTGTACGAGTTCAATGGCGTGCTGAAGGAGCACGACAAACC ATCGGTAGCGCTTGGACCGGACCAGCTGTTACTGCGCGGCGCCATGCTACGTAACACCGCCTGGATATTCGGCATCGTTATCTACACCGGTCACGATACGAAACTTATGCGAAACTCTACCTCAGCGCCGTTAAAG CGCTCAACCGTTGACAGACTGACAAACACGCAAattctaattttatttttcattctgaTCTTTCTGTGTATCGTGAGTTGCATTTTCAACCAAATTTGGACGAACAAACATTTCGATAAGGACTGGTACTTAGGCATTGGCA atcttttgaacaaaaactttGCCTACAATCTGcttacatttattattttgtacaaCAACTTGATTCCAATATCGCTGCAAGTTACGCTGGAGTTGGTCCGCTTTCTACAG GCAATCTTCATCAACATGGACATCGATATGTACCACGAGGAGTCGGATACGCCGGCGATGGCGCGCACGTCCAACCTGAACGAGGAGCTCGGCATGGTGAAATACGTTTTCTCCGACAAAACCGGGACGCTAACGCGGAACGTGATGGAGTTCAAGAAGTGCAGCGTCGCCGGCGCGATATACTCGGCCGAGGAAACGCCGGCACAGTCCCGGCTGGTTCAG aACATTATCAACAATCACCGTACGGCGCCGACGTTGCGCGAATTTCTCACGCTGATGGCAATCTGCCACACGGTGATACCGGAGAAGCAGCCCGGCAACGATAACATGAGCGACATCCAGTACCACGCAGCCAGCCCGGACGAGCGGGCGCTGGTGTACGGGGCGAAGAAGTTCGGCTACGTATTCTACACCCGGACGCCGACGTACGTCGAAATAGAGGCGCTTGGGGTGTCGGAGCGGTTCGAGATACTTAACGTGCTGGAGTTCACGTCGACGCGCAAACGCATGTCGGTAATCGCGCGCAACTCCAAGAGCGAAATCAAGCTCTACTGCAAGGGTGCGGACACGGTGATTTACGAGCGGCTGGCGCCGGATGGTGTGGCATACCGTGAGGCCACCCTGGCGCACCTGGAGGAGTTTGCCACGGAAGGTCTGCGAACGCTGTGTTGCGCCGTGTCGGACATTCCCGACGATGTGTACGAGGACTGGAAGCACACGTACCATAAGGCGTCCACGTCGTTGCAGTACCGCGAGCAGAAGGTGGAGGACGCCGCCAACCTGATCGAGACGAACCTGCGACTGCTGGGTGCGACGGCCATCGAAGACAAGCTGCAGGATGGCGTGCCGGAAACGATCGCATCGCTACTCGAGGCCAAGATTAACGTGTGGGTGCTGACGGGCGATAAGCAGGAGACGGCCATCAACATCGGCTACTCGTGCCAGCTGTTATCCCACTCGATGGATTTGATTCTACTAAATCAGGATTGCTTAGAT AACACACGGAATTGTATATCAGAGCACACCAGCCAAAATGGGCGCTATGATAACTTGGGCCGCAAAGACGCCGCCCTGATtgtggatggaaaaacacTAAAGTACGCCCTCAGCTGTGATCTGCGCCGAGACTTCCTCGATCTTTGCGTGTCCTGTAAGGTGGTGATCTGTTGCCGGGTGTCCCCGATCCAGAAGGCCGAAGTCGTGGAGCTGGTAACGACCAACACCAAATCGGTCACGCTGGCCATCGGCGATGGAGCGAACGATGTCGCCATGATTCAGAAAGCGAACGTCGGCGTGGGAATATCCGGCGTGGAAGGACTTCAGGCGGCCTGCGCGTCAGACTATTCGATAGCTCAG TTCAGTTACCTTCGAAAGCTGCTACTGGTGCACGGTGCGTGGAACTACAGCCGTATGTGCAAACTAATCCTGTACAGTTTCTACAAAAACATCTGCCTATACGTGATAGAGCTTTGGTTTGCGATTTATTCCGGATG GTCCGGCCAAATATTATTCGAACGATGGACAATCGGTTTATATAATGTGTTTTTCACTGCACTACCACCGTTCGCGATGGGCCTGTTCGACAAGGTGACCACAGCAGAACAGATGCTTAA AGAACCGAGGCTCTACGCTCCATCACAAAATGCCAAACTGTTTAACGTGCGAGTATTCTGGCGCTGCATCGCAAACGCACTGTACCATTCGGCGGTTCTGTTTTGGCTGTCGAAGAAGTCCTACGAGAAGGACGTGATTTGGAGCAATGGTCGCGACGGAGGATATTTAGTGTTAGGAAACATTGTTTATACA TTTGTAGTTGTAACGGTGTGTTTGAAAGCGGGTCTACTCACCAACTCCTGGACATGGTTAACGCATTGCTCCATCTGGGGATCGATACTATTGTGGTtcttatttatgtttatttatag TAACATTTGGCCAACTTTACCAGTGGGTGCCGTGTTTACAGGTATGGATGATATGGTGTTCTCGACTCCGGTGTTTTGGTTGGGTCTGCTGCTTATCCCAATAACAGCTTTGTTATTTGACATTATTTGGAAA
- the LOC131259028 gene encoding probable phospholipid-transporting ATPase IA isoform X2 — protein sequence MQQVGRFITDSIIRVRRSPNLTDFCCQRKPPARHDDDATTSGITLDDSDKRVIRLNEPQVQKYCNNHISTAKYSVLSFFPSFLFEQFRRYSNCFFLFIALLQQIPDVSPTGRYTTLVPLMFILTVSAIKEIVEDIKRHRADDEINHREIEVLQNGQWRSIKWQELAVGDIVKVQNNTFFPADLVLLSSSEPQGMSFIETANLDGETNLKIRQGVPNTSKILETKDFIQFSGTLESEPPNRHLYEFNGVLKEHDKPSVALGPDQLLLRGAMLRNTAWIFGIVIYTGHDTKLMRNSTSAPLKRSTVDRLTNTQILILFFILIFLCIVSCIFNQIWTNKHFDKDWYLGIGNLLNKNFAYNLLTFIILYNNLIPISLQVTLELVRFLQAIFINMDIDMYHEESDTPAMARTSNLNEELGMVKYVFSDKTGTLTRNVMEFKKCSVAGAIYSAEETPAQSRLVQNIINNHRTAPTLREFLTLMAICHTVIPEKQPGNDNMSDIQYHAASPDERALVYGAKKFGYVFYTRTPTYVEIEALGVSERFEILNVLEFTSTRKRMSVIARNSKSEIKLYCKGADTVIYERLAPDGVAYREATLAHLEEFATEGLRTLCCAVSDIPDDVYEDWKHTYHKASTSLQYREQKVEDAANLIETNLRLLGATAIEDKLQDGVPETIASLLEAKINVWVLTGDKQETAINIGYSCQLLSHSMDLILLNQDCLDNTRNCISEHTSQNGRYDNLGRKDAALIVDGKTLKYALSCDLRRDFLDLCVSCKVVICCRVSPIQKAEVVELVTTNTKSVTLAIGDGANDVAMIQKANVGVGISGVEGLQAACASDYSIAQFSYLRKLLLVHGAWNYSRMCKLILYSFYKNICLYVIELWFAIYSGWSGQILFERWTIGLYNVFFTALPPFAMGLFDKVTTAEQMLKEPRLYAPSQNAKLFNVRVFWRCIANALYHSAVLFWLSKKSYEKDVIWSNGRDGGYLVLGNIVYTFVVVTVCLKAGLLTNSWTWLTHCSIWGSILLWFLFMFIYSNIWPTLPVGAVFTGMDDMVFSTPVFWLGLLLIPITALLFDIIWKLVHDTIPSASSKTVPRFILRLFFSSSIPHDCNGASKK from the exons atgatgatgatgctacaACCTCGGGCATAACGTTGGATGACTCCGATAAGCGCGTGATACGGTTGAACGAACCGCAAGTTCAAAAGTATTGTAACAATCATATCTCTACCGCTAAATATAG TGTGCTTAGTTTTTTCCCATCGTTTCTGTTCGAGCAGTTCCGGCGGTACTCGAACTGTTTCTTCCTGTTTATCGCACTGCTGCAGCAGATACCGGATGTCTCGCCGACCGGACGGTACACGACGCTCGTGCCGCTGATGTTCATCCTGACGGTGAGCGCCATCAAGGAGATCGTCGAGGACATCAAGCGGCACCGGGCGGACGACGAGATCAACCATCGCGAGATCGAGGTGCTCCAGAATGGCCAGTGGCGCTCGATCAAGTGGCAGGAGCTGGCGGTCGGCGACATCGTCAAGGTGCAGAACAACACCTTCTTCCCGGCCGACCTGGTGCTGCTGTCGTCGAGCGAACCGCAGGGCATGTCGTTCATCGAGACAGCCAACCTAGACGGCGAGACGAACCTGAAGATCCGCCAGGGCGTGCCGAACACTTCGAAGATCCTggaaacgaaagacttcatcCAGTTCAGCGGCACGCTGGAAAGTGAACCACCGAATCGGCATCTGTACGAGTTCAATGGCGTGCTGAAGGAGCACGACAAACC ATCGGTAGCGCTTGGACCGGACCAGCTGTTACTGCGCGGCGCCATGCTACGTAACACCGCCTGGATATTCGGCATCGTTATCTACACCGGTCACGATACGAAACTTATGCGAAACTCTACCTCAGCGCCGTTAAAG CGCTCAACCGTTGACAGACTGACAAACACGCAAattctaattttatttttcattctgaTCTTTCTGTGTATCGTGAGTTGCATTTTCAACCAAATTTGGACGAACAAACATTTCGATAAGGACTGGTACTTAGGCATTGGCA atcttttgaacaaaaactttGCCTACAATCTGcttacatttattattttgtacaaCAACTTGATTCCAATATCGCTGCAAGTTACGCTGGAGTTGGTCCGCTTTCTACAG GCAATCTTCATCAACATGGACATCGATATGTACCACGAGGAGTCGGATACGCCGGCGATGGCGCGCACGTCCAACCTGAACGAGGAGCTCGGCATGGTGAAATACGTTTTCTCCGACAAAACCGGGACGCTAACGCGGAACGTGATGGAGTTCAAGAAGTGCAGCGTCGCCGGCGCGATATACTCGGCCGAGGAAACGCCGGCACAGTCCCGGCTGGTTCAG aACATTATCAACAATCACCGTACGGCGCCGACGTTGCGCGAATTTCTCACGCTGATGGCAATCTGCCACACGGTGATACCGGAGAAGCAGCCCGGCAACGATAACATGAGCGACATCCAGTACCACGCAGCCAGCCCGGACGAGCGGGCGCTGGTGTACGGGGCGAAGAAGTTCGGCTACGTATTCTACACCCGGACGCCGACGTACGTCGAAATAGAGGCGCTTGGGGTGTCGGAGCGGTTCGAGATACTTAACGTGCTGGAGTTCACGTCGACGCGCAAACGCATGTCGGTAATCGCGCGCAACTCCAAGAGCGAAATCAAGCTCTACTGCAAGGGTGCGGACACGGTGATTTACGAGCGGCTGGCGCCGGATGGTGTGGCATACCGTGAGGCCACCCTGGCGCACCTGGAGGAGTTTGCCACGGAAGGTCTGCGAACGCTGTGTTGCGCCGTGTCGGACATTCCCGACGATGTGTACGAGGACTGGAAGCACACGTACCATAAGGCGTCCACGTCGTTGCAGTACCGCGAGCAGAAGGTGGAGGACGCCGCCAACCTGATCGAGACGAACCTGCGACTGCTGGGTGCGACGGCCATCGAAGACAAGCTGCAGGATGGCGTGCCGGAAACGATCGCATCGCTACTCGAGGCCAAGATTAACGTGTGGGTGCTGACGGGCGATAAGCAGGAGACGGCCATCAACATCGGCTACTCGTGCCAGCTGTTATCCCACTCGATGGATTTGATTCTACTAAATCAGGATTGCTTAGAT AACACACGGAATTGTATATCAGAGCACACCAGCCAAAATGGGCGCTATGATAACTTGGGCCGCAAAGACGCCGCCCTGATtgtggatggaaaaacacTAAAGTACGCCCTCAGCTGTGATCTGCGCCGAGACTTCCTCGATCTTTGCGTGTCCTGTAAGGTGGTGATCTGTTGCCGGGTGTCCCCGATCCAGAAGGCCGAAGTCGTGGAGCTGGTAACGACCAACACCAAATCGGTCACGCTGGCCATCGGCGATGGAGCGAACGATGTCGCCATGATTCAGAAAGCGAACGTCGGCGTGGGAATATCCGGCGTGGAAGGACTTCAGGCGGCCTGCGCGTCAGACTATTCGATAGCTCAG TTCAGTTACCTTCGAAAGCTGCTACTGGTGCACGGTGCGTGGAACTACAGCCGTATGTGCAAACTAATCCTGTACAGTTTCTACAAAAACATCTGCCTATACGTGATAGAGCTTTGGTTTGCGATTTATTCCGGATG GTCCGGCCAAATATTATTCGAACGATGGACAATCGGTTTATATAATGTGTTTTTCACTGCACTACCACCGTTCGCGATGGGCCTGTTCGACAAGGTGACCACAGCAGAACAGATGCTTAA AGAACCGAGGCTCTACGCTCCATCACAAAATGCCAAACTGTTTAACGTGCGAGTATTCTGGCGCTGCATCGCAAACGCACTGTACCATTCGGCGGTTCTGTTTTGGCTGTCGAAGAAGTCCTACGAGAAGGACGTGATTTGGAGCAATGGTCGCGACGGAGGATATTTAGTGTTAGGAAACATTGTTTATACA TTTGTAGTTGTAACGGTGTGTTTGAAAGCGGGTCTACTCACCAACTCCTGGACATGGTTAACGCATTGCTCCATCTGGGGATCGATACTATTGTGGTtcttatttatgtttatttatag TAACATTTGGCCAACTTTACCAGTGGGTGCCGTGTTTACAGGTATGGATGATATGGTGTTCTCGACTCCGGTGTTTTGGTTGGGTCTGCTGCTTATCCCAATAACAGCTTTGTTATTTGACATTATTTGGAAA